From the Helianthus annuus cultivar XRQ/B chromosome 17, HanXRQr2.0-SUNRISE, whole genome shotgun sequence genome, the window CGTCGTGAATGATATTtcgtttttttttaaacacacaaataaataaataaatatttttgaaatagTGCGGGTAGTCGTCGTTGTCGTGTTTGAGCGACGGTTGAGTAAAAGCGCGCAAATTGCGTACTTCTTTCCCGTTTTTAATTCGCTCCTCGATCAGATTTCAACGGCGATTCTAAAAAAATAGAGAAACGGACTCGCATTTCTAAAGACATGGAAACACGGAAGTACGAGGCGTTACACAACCGAACCACTACGTTCCTTATCTTTGTGGGTTAGGCTATACAAGCAACGATggaaacatgttgacacgttttaAAGCTCCATATATTGAAGCAGAAGAAAAATCAACCCTAGACCAGTAGTAAAGTAGACAGTTTTAGTATTCCATATATAAATCATAAGAAATAAACCAGTTTATTGCACACGCGGAGCCAAATTTAGTCCACTGTTTTCATCCCGCTCAAAATATGAAAGCTGCAAAATAGAAATCCTATTAGTTAAGCTATGGATACTAATTATACATAGAGAAATCATTAACTCGTATATTTACAAACTACTTATGTATTCATTAATACTTAAACAAACATGAAGGTTTAAGTGGTTGAATCTAATCATGATAAGAAAGTAAGACTTAAAgttccaatttttttttacagaaTCACAATAAGGGTTCTGATTGCTTTCTTTTCTTGAGAACTACAATACAAAATTAAAATAAACAATGGGCTGACTTGAGTTAGCTTATATCTATAATGGCTCTGATGGGTCAAGGAAAAATTAACCAAAATAGTTTATCTGGCTGAAAAAAAAGTGAAATTGATGTCGACTGAATTGTGAAATACATTTAATGCATGTGAAAAAATAGAACAATTTTCCAATCTAATTAAACCAGCGAAATGCTATCTAGTGCaagtgataaaaaaaattaaagaaagtgCAAAAACGGCCTTGTGAAAGTGACCCAAATATACAAATCTCTATATTTTGCACGAATCGCTTATTTGAGCTAGATAAAAATCATGGCCCAAATAAAAGAATCTCAATATTTTGCCGTCAAATTGACGATGTTGTTGGCTTCATTCAAATTAGGGGTGCGAAAATAGATACAAATATATTCATAAAAAGGTTATAATTTTCTTATGAAAGGTTTTCTTGCAAGGTGCTTGGCTAGAAATGCATGATATATCATTCTCTTTATGTATTTTTTAAATGTTAGTTTCAACTATTCTAAAAAAGTTACTATTTTGACAAAAAGAAGTTAGACATAAGCTACAATGAGTACATACAGAGAATAAACATGATAAAAAGTTTACCAGGAACAAATTAAATATACAATAAAGATAAATGATTGAACAAGCGTATGGGTTTGCTGTAACAAAAGTAAGATTAATCTATAAGTGAAGACTAACTATAAAAAATTACCCATTCCAAGGGTTGAAAGATCCACTTCATCATGTTCTTGCATATATCTCTGCAATGAAACAAAAACAGTCTCCATCAACACATCACTCAgatttaaaattacaaaaatggaATCCTTGGTTTCACCTTTTTGAGATTAACGTAGAAGAAAAAGGCCTTTTGATGTTGAAGACCTGATTGCAAACACATCAAATCAGTTAGAACACAAATAAAAAAGTGAATGAATAAAGCTTCAAATTACCATCAGATGAATGTCTATGCCCTTTGTTCAAATCATCACACTTGATGTGTAAACCCTAGATTTTTTTTCTCCTAATTCGATTTGACCATAAAGCCTAAAACTTCTTTCACCAtcatcagagagagagagagagagagagagagagagatagttagagagagagagagagagagcacgCACCCTGGGTTTTGGCGAAGATCTGAGAGGGAGAGAGATTTGGGAGAGTagggtttgaattttgaaaatggatAGATTTTAGGGGAAGAAAGAGGACGTGCTTTtaggtttgaattttgaaaatggatCTGAGATTTGAGGGAGAGAAACCAACGTGATTTTAGGTTGTTCGATTAATAAGCTTTAAAAATATGTACATTTTGAAAAATTGTATAAATGACCATATTTACCTTTTCTATTTGCattattataatatagtatatagATTTACAGAATAAACTTTAGGACTTCAATTTAGAGTTTAAATTTAAAAAACTCTTCCCGTTTAGTTAACTATAAGATTTTGTTACTCCTTTAAAGTAGGAAGTTTTTTTGATATTTAACATATTTTATTTGTGATGATGACTAAAAGTACACCAGactttaatcacttgtacactaaGGCATCATCTACTTGTATCTTTTAATCCGTACGTCAATACTGAtcaagacaactatcgaaacgtcgacaaaaatgagtaTGTTGCCACGATACCTTTTgatatttttaaaacattatagtttCTAAGATATAACAAGAATAAGTAAAataaattataagtttgttgtggaggggTAAAAATGTAACTAATTATCTAAAAATTTGATAAAActcagggatttaagtgtaatatgtttaggggctaaaaaataaatagtgtttaaaagaccaaactaccctcattttaggggtctttctataaataaagggggtgaaaagttcttattttttgggtatcttacaatacccctccctcatgcattataatatagtatagatataatttatgttaaaatatttattattttaacaaataattatataacttggaacaATATTGAAGACATAAagaacgtaactcaaagacactaactaATACTAAATCAAGGCACGACCCACCCGGCTAATGAACTGTAGTacgcatgtaggtagtcgtgcgttctagaggaagctttgagttacattggattcgaagaacgcaaaactgtgagttcatgttcccccttttcttttaactgttttcagttttacaacttcgggggtgaaatacattaCAAAGGTTTTGatgattacaaatggtatggttagctaaggaatgaactgttagatcatgtgaacgGGTAGGCGATTAACTcaggaccattaatcctcgtagtaggaccaagggacatgagtgatagatctatttgggtgtagcgagccccacccatgcgcccgccgGGTGggccatgaggtgactatgtcttcaaaCTGAagccggtacaaatttgctaggatTGAGTCTTCCTGCGTCGTGTCACGTATATTagtgtattagctacacattaattgatctgtttccttgttgctttctgtaacaccccgaaaatctAAAAACTTTATATTTAATTATAAAGTATTAATCAAACAAGAATTTACTAACTAAGAATTTATAACTCAGTTAGTTACGAGTCTAGGAATGACTTACAATAAGGTTAAAACACTTACATTATAAATGAAATAGAAGTTGAGGGACCAAATTAGTAAAAACTGGAACTTAAATGATTAAAATAACAAATAACccaccaaacacacacacatgtgtgtgtgtttagTTCGAACAGAAGAGAAGGGCGACCAGGGGGTTTCTTTCAAACCCTAAATTTCACAAAAACTCTCAAATTGGAAGCCTAAATCAAGTCCAAATCGAAAACTGAATAcatattagtgatcacctcaACGAAGGGATCGAAAGGTATGTGAAATTTTGATTTTTGGTTCCACTTCAAACTTTAGATGAACTCATGAACTTTGAAATTGAGCTTGAATATATGATGCATGGATGAAATTAAAAGTAATATGATGTCTAGGGTTAAACCCTAGATGATTCTTGTAAAAACCTTGCATCATACTTGTAGGGTTTGTGATCACCATTGTAAGTGATTAATCAATTTGTAGAAATtagataaacactaggattatgattTGCTATTCTAGTGAAAACTGAATTTAGGTGTTAAATTCAGAAAGTTTGATGTTAAAAAATTTGTGTAAATGGCCTAATTGAAGTGAATGGTTGAAAATAACATGTCAAGAACCTAGTAATGATTATGTAAAAatttgacccgctaggtgtttgttaaaacgcctaagtgaggaataaaatgttaaagattggacaaaaacgcagatttgaatatCATAATGAATTGTCCGTTGTTGATtataaaagagttctaaattggttgtgaatggaactctttaggtaaagaatccggatcatcaagtggacaagccggaggTGATACACACTTGAAGGGTGCGCTTTAAAGGTACGCGACCTATGGTTTTGTTACATTATGTTATGTATTTATTCtagttagttgttatggaatATAATCAAACAAGAAAACCCGTTAAGTCACGGAAGTGACAACTTGCTTTAGAcaagtaaaacgggtcaaaacatgtgTTAGAACTAGAGTTTGGATGTGTCTAGAAATGGTGATCCCTATTcggcatccaaacgggtcaaaacaagttgagTTGTAAAAACATGAACCTTTGTAGAGGGATTAAAGTTCGGAATATTTGCTTGTCAAATGATTTCGAAAAGCATGCTTAAATCCTTGGAATTAAGCATGATAGTTATTGCATAAGCACCCTCGGGAGGGGAGCGAAAAGCCATAATCGGTAAACACGGAAACGGGTGAAATGGCCTAAAACTAGTGATGTCAACAATACAAGTTGTGGAACTTGTAaacaaatgggtcaaataaacaAGAGAAGAATTATAGGCCAACTGCTTTTGAAATGATATCATTATGCAAATCGTGTTGATAAACgagtccgtaattaaattacggtcgcgtaggaaaaagaattacGTAAAACGGACTTGTGTAGTTAAAGTTATACAAGTTCTAAGTTAATATTGGTGAATTTTTGTAGCTGGGCAAAGTGCAGCAACAATAAAACAACTTGCTGTCAAAAAGGGGGCTAGGTGTAGCGCGACCCCCTAGGTGTAGCGCCACGCCCCCTCCAAATTCTGAAATTGTTTAATTTTTGGTGTTTTCACTCATGAAGCTTGTTATAGCCATTCTAACattatcaaaactaacattttatgtggttttgaccttaggtgatgGTGGACCTaatccggatggcgatcaagcaattATCAAGAACCGAACGCACTAAATAAAACTTCCGCACTTGATCTATTTTGTTTTAAGTGATATGTAAACACTTGAAGTCATGTCTTGAATGTTTAATTAGTAGGGTTATAATTTGAATATTATGATCATGTATGGTCTTAAAATCATGAAAGTTTATGTAAACTCGAAATTTTTGTACTAACTGCATGTGATATATTATTAATTTGGTTATTTTAAGAAgagtcttacaagttggtaatcagagcgcCAGGTTATCAataagtgtgttcggttcaagcttgatcaaacatCCGGTAAGATTTAATTGTTTTAAGTATACTTAGTGAATATAGAAATGAAACACGAAGTGACATGCACGAAAAGAGTGTGTAAACTCACTCAAACACGGGAAGTGCATTAAACAAGAAAGGTTGaaacaagtcatgaacttgattaaaccaaaacaagtaaatcatatgttataaatgaaatgtttaacggttaatgtaaacatttcagtattaaAGATGGCGAATAAAGGTaacgatgatgcggtgccaagagtcaccgagcaAGTGAGAGAAGTGGTTGCCGAGGAggttggaaaggcaatcgaaaatAGTTTGTCTGGTTTTATCGATAAGATTCAAAACACGGTTCTGTCGGTAGTGGAcgagagaatcaagaaattggaagatagtgctaatctagcaaaggaaaagtccggaggacgaaagccttgttcatacaagaaATTCATGGCGTGCAAACCGCCAGTATATAATGAGGAGGTTGACCCAATAGTATGCCAGCGATGGCTAAGCGATATCGAGGGGGTATTTGAGAGGACCCATTGTGATGAAGATGACtacgtagcctatggtacgggtcaattaaggggacaagcgaaagactggtgggataacaaaaagaaagaaattggaagcgaagcggctaaggccatgacatgggatgaatttaagacgccgtttcttaaatATCACAGTCCCAAGGCGGTCATTAATCGAATCAaagaagagttcatgcaacttaggCACAAGGGTGAGTCCATAGACAAAATCACGAGAAtgtttatggataagatgaagttttgtgaCGAATTAGTGACAAATGAAGAACAGAAGATATATTATTACTACAATATGTTGAGCAccgagtatagggagtttatgactccttcaaaatacgagacccttaccgagatcatCAATGTTGCTCGGGAATGGGAAATTGAATTGAAAAAGCAAGTTGAACGGGGCGAAAGAAGGGCACATGATgttaatccaagccctaccaagaaggCACGAACGGATGAAAGGGGGAAGAAATCTGATGCAAAGGGCGGATCGCCAAGCTGCAAGATCTATGGAAAAGGTCATAAGGGCGAGTGTTGCTTCAAGGATAAACCTTGCCCCATATGTCGGAAAACGGGTCATATGGCTTCATCATGCCCGGAAAAAGTGACGGTTTGCTACAATTGCTATCGACCGGGTCACAAGAAATCGGAATGCCCTGACCTAGTGGGAAAGAAAGACGGGCAAGACACGAAAGGTGAAGCCCCGAAGGCAAAAGCTAGATCTTCCCACTTGACTGCCGTAGAAGCAAAAGTTGAACCCGAAgtggtttcaggtatatttgTTGTAAACTCGATTCCTGTGCGTGTATTATTTGATACAGGTAcaaataaatcctttatttcatatgggtttattcgacatccttcatttgttctaacaaaattatctatgcctttagaagtagagataggtaataacaatAGTTTTATCgtttgtgatgtatgtgaaaactgtaaattgagcattgatgacgaagaatacataatagacttgatcccgatgGCGATGGGAGAATTCGAAGTGATCgcgggtatggattggttatcccgataCCACGCGAAGGTGGCTTGTTTCCGAAAGGAGATAAAACTGATATCTCCTAGCGGAAAGCACGTTACCATATACGGTGAAAAAGGGGGTAACCCGGTAGTATGTACAATGCTAGAGGCTCACAgactcatgaaacatggatgcaaatCATATATGGTATACGCAAGCGAGTCGGAGAAAGAGTCCCCAAAATCGGAGACGTACCGGTGGTACGTGATTATAAAGATGTGTTCCCGGAAGACTTACCGGGAATAccaccagaacgggaggtagagttagGAATCGAATTGGTTCCAGGCGCAAAACCTGTGGCCAAGGCTCCGTATCAGCTCGCACAGTCAGagctacaagaattgatgtctcagaTCCAAGAACTGctcgacaaggggtttatccggCCGAGTGTAtccccgtggggcgcaccagtactattcgtgaaaaagaaggatggcagtatgcgcatgtgtatcgactaccgagagttaaacaaactcacggtgaaaaatcgatacccactcccaagaattgatgacttgtttgaccagctacaaggagcgagttggttctcaaagattgatctcagatcgggttatcaccagttgaaggtcaaggaggaagacgtaccgaagacggcctttcgtacgcggtacgggcattatgagttcctcgTAATGTCCTTTGGGTTGactaatgcacccgcggctttcatggacctcatgaaccgggtttgcaaacctatgctggataagtcggtaattgtatttatcgatgacattttggtGTATTCGAAGAATGAAGCTGAGCATGGTTACCATTTGAaagaagtgttagagacactcagacgagaaaggatatatgcaaaattctcaaaatgcgccttctggttacgagaggtgcagttTCTCGGGTATATCATTAGTGCCGACGGGGTACTAGTGGATCCGTCAAAAGTAGAAGCCGTGTCAAAATGGAACACTCCAAGGAATCCCtcagaaatccgaagctttttagggctcgcgggatattatcggagattcatacaagatttctccaaaattgccttaccGTTGACCAAATTGACTCGCAAGGAGGAAAGATTTGTATGGGGCATCGAACAAGAAAGAGCCTTCCAAACGCTCAAAGAAAAGTTAACTCACGCTCCGGTGTTAACGTTACCGGAAGGAGTTGACGAcatggtggtttattcggatgcgTCGCATTCGGGGCTCGGATGTGTcttaatgcaacgaggcaaggtcatagcctatgTCTCGAGACAACTGAAGATCCATGAAAAGAAATACCCGactcatgacttggagctggcagcagtggtatttgccttaaaaatatggagacattacttgtatggggtaaagtgtaccatctttaccgaccataaaagtttgaaatatttcttcgatcagaaggaattaatcATGAGGCAGAGGCGATGGTTGGAAACGGTCAAGgactacgattgtgaaatacaCTATCACCCcgggaaagccaatgtagtggcagatgcgtTGAGCCGAAAGGTGGATTATGCCCCGATACGAGTACAATCAATGCAGCTTATTGTGACCTCGGGCCTACTAAAACGAATCCGAGAAGCACAAGTTGAAGCAGTGAAGgtggaaaactggaaaaaggaaagaattatcggccaaTTTAAGGATCTTGAAGAAGGCAATCATGCTTTGAAAACACGTTTCAATAGAATCTGGGTTCCTAACACATGTGGAGTTAAAAAGCTTCtactcgatgaagctcacaaatcctgTTATTCCATccatccgggagcgaccaagatgtataacgacttgaaacaaaactattggtggcccggaatgaaaagagatgtaGTGAAATATGTGGATAAATGCTTGACATGTCTACAAGTCAAGGCAGAGCACCAAAAACCATACGGTAAACTCCAACCGTTGGAAATTCCGGTTTagaaatgggaacatattactATGGACCTATTAACCAAACTACCAAGGACGAACCGCggttttgatgctatatgggtagttgtcGACAGACTAACCAAGAGTGCTCATTTTATCCCGATACGTGAAACATATACATCCGAAAAGATGTCTGAAGTTTACACTAATGAGATAGTGGCTCGCCACGGAGtaccggtatccatcgtgtccgatagggatacccggttcacttcaaatttttggcgagatttccaagagcaaatgggaaccaaattgttcatcagcaccgcgtaccatcctcagacggatggacagagtgaaagaacaatacaaacattggaagacatgctacgggcatgtATTATTGACTTCGGAGGTAGTTGGGTTGTTTATCTACCATTGgtagaattttcatataataacggCTACCATGCTAGCATCGGGATGGCACCGTACGAAATGCTTTACGGTAGGAAGTGCCGGaccccggtgtgttggggtgAGGTGGGTCCACGTGAACTCGCCCATAAAGACATAGTTTGAGCCACTAATGAAAAGATTGATGTGGTTCGGGCACACTAGAAAGCGGTTCAAGATAGACAAAAGTCGTTTGCGGACAAAAGGAGGAGATCGATCGTGTTTCAGGTTGGCGACAAGGTCATGCTTAAGGTATCCCCATGGCAGGGGGTTATCCGGTTTAGAAAGAGAGGAAAAttaagcccgagatttattgggccgTTTACTATTGTCGAACGAGTAGGAAAG encodes:
- the LOC110900796 gene encoding uncharacterized protein LOC110900796, which produces MRQRRWLETVKDYDCEIHYHPGKANVVADALSRKVDYAPIRVQSMQLIVTSGLLKRIREAQVEAVKVENWKKERIIGQFKDLEEGNHALKTRFNRIWVPNTCGVKKLLLDEAHKSFKAEHQKPYGKLQPLEIPV